From the genome of Candidatus Defluviilinea proxima:
ATCACATTACCGAACGGCAGTTCAGGTTGGCTTGTGTATCGCAATACAAAATTTACATTGAGGTCAACGCTCAGCCATTTGATCCTGCACACGGAACAAGGCGACCCGTTCGAGGTTGGCATGCAACTTCTGTGGCATCTCCATACGAAGTATTCCCATCATGATACCTATGCAGAAAATATTCACGAGGAAGACCCACACCTCTCTGCTCTGCAATTCCTCGGATATTTCACGAACTTCTCCCGAATAGAAATGCGCCGCCCGTCTACATAGCGAATTAAGTTCTATAATTGTTGAGAAATCACCATGAGAGGGCCCCATGAACGATATTCCTTCATCCAATCCATTTTTTCGCATTGATCTGTTAACCGGTTGTTACAACCTTGTCAGTTTTTCGAAAGCACTGGATGACAATTTCTATAACACAATGCTTGAGCCGGTCTCTCTTATTGCAGTGGATATGTATCAATTGAAGGGCATCAATCGGGATAAGGGCTTTGACCATGGAGATAGTCTTCTGCGCTGGATGGGGATCGCCATCAAAGACGAGACTCTATCCACCGTGTACCGCATTTCAGGTGACAACTTTGTAGCTGTTCTGATCGGGGGAAAACATAAAAAGCATGAGGCCACAGCCAAAAAACTATTCGATCGCTTAAACAGCGAAGCAAAACAATTAGAACTGGACCCGCCTGTTGCACGTATGGCGGTCATCCAATTCCCTGATATGGCTCCACTCAACCCGGCGGTTGTGTGGAGAAACCTGAACGAAAAGCTCGAATTGACAAAGGCTGAGAATCCATTCGAGGTCTTTCAGGCCAATACTTCTGAAGAAGACCAAGCCACACTTCACGCCATCGAACTTATGGCCAAACGGATCGAAACACTGGGCGGCACGCTCCAATACACCTTCAAGATCGCCTACACCGACCCGGTGAGCAACGCACCTAACATGCTTGCCATTCAACGCAGGCTCGAGCTTTCGCTGAGTGAAGTAATTCTGGAACAAGCGCAACTCAGTCTCTGCCTGATCGATGGGGATAGTCTCAAAAAATATAACAGTAAGGGATATCAAGCCGGGGATGATGTGATCCGCAAGATCACACAAACATTGGCAACCGCCCTGCGCCCCACAGATTTTCTCGGTCGCTGGCGCATGGGAGATGAATTCATTGTGATCCTCCCAGCCACTACAGTGGATCAGGCCGCTGTTGTGGCCGAAAGACTGCGCGAATCGGTGGAGACCGCATCACAGGCTTGGTTATTTCCCACTTCGATCTCGATCGGCGTTTCGTATTATCCAAAGCATGGATACACCGCGAATCAACTCATTGAGGCGGCAGAAGAAGCTTTGCTCATTGCAAAAGGGACTGGCAAGAACAAGGTGGTTGTCGCCACCTGATCAGTACGACAGATTTTTACAGTATATGATAGTGCCTGTGTAGACTCTGAGAGTCGCAATTGGATACTCTGATGAAAACCCAATTGGAGGCATTCTCATGAAGACCATTTCCATCTTTCTTTCGTTCATCAATGCATTACTGGCGGGTTTGCTGATCACCTTCAGCCTCTCAACAAATGAGTTCTTTCATATCGAAGTTTGGTGGTCACTCATCAAAATGGCCGCATTTCTATTGGTCATTATTCTGGGTGTGATCACATGGATCGCAAGTATGAACAGTTCCAATATCGCCACCCTATTCCTTGGCAGTATCTTGGTCATTGTGATCGGTGCTGTCATGATCGCATGGACATTCCACATTGCCATTGTCAACGGTGACATGGAATATCATATGGCCGTGTATGGAGCGAGTCTGATGGTGCAGGGCATGGCATCCCTGCTTGGGTTTGGGGAAGATGCCAGAAAAATGGCTGTATCGTAGATTTAAAAATCCCCGCGTTGAAGCGGGGATTTATTTTCTGAACCGTAAAGTTATTTTCTAGCGCATATTGTCGCGAAAGCTCAAGAGCATGATATAGGCTCGCAAAGGATTATCACGGTAAATCTTGGCTGTAAACTCATCCTGTAAAAACTGACTGTAGCC
Proteins encoded in this window:
- a CDS encoding diguanylate cyclase, producing the protein MNDIPSSNPFFRIDLLTGCYNLVSFSKALDDNFYNTMLEPVSLIAVDMYQLKGINRDKGFDHGDSLLRWMGIAIKDETLSTVYRISGDNFVAVLIGGKHKKHEATAKKLFDRLNSEAKQLELDPPVARMAVIQFPDMAPLNPAVVWRNLNEKLELTKAENPFEVFQANTSEEDQATLHAIELMAKRIETLGGTLQYTFKIAYTDPVSNAPNMLAIQRRLELSLSEVILEQAQLSLCLIDGDSLKKYNSKGYQAGDDVIRKITQTLATALRPTDFLGRWRMGDEFIVILPATTVDQAAVVAERLRESVETASQAWLFPTSISIGVSYYPKHGYTANQLIEAAEEALLIAKGTGKNKVVVAT